CTGAACTATTTAGTACTTTCCACAGAGTATCGATTTGATTGCGTAGAGTGCTGTTGGGGAATTTCTGTCTAATGAATTGCAGCAATTTCCTGGCCAGGTCTTCACGGTTCAGCCCATCCATATATACCTGTGCCAGCAGCAGGTAAGCCGCATCTAGCTGTGGATAACTTTCCTTGTGTAGATTGTTCAGTAATTGCGCCGCCAGCTGGTATTTGTGCTGTTGGTAGAGCACCTTGGCTAGGGTGTGGCGAAGCTCGGGTTTTACAATAGGGGGGCCGGCTCGGTGGCCAGGTAAAGTTCCGCCGCTTTGTGTGGCCGGTTGAGTTGTATGAACTTATCCAGTAAGTGGGGGCCGAGTTCCCGCAGGGCTTTTTGGTCCTGGGTTGCCAGCAGCAAGCGGTAGTAGCGTTCGTTGAGGGCTTCATCATTGGGGTAGCGGCGCAAGCCATCTACCAGCGCCTGCCGTGCGGCTGGTAGATTCGATTCGCGCATTAAAATCTGTGCATCGGCCAAAGCGCGTGCGCGGTTGAATTCGTCCTCTTCCAGAAAAGTACTTTCGTCATCCAGTTCGGCCTGAATACCCAGCTTTTGCTGCCGCGACAGGCAGATATAACCCATCATGGCGCTAGTCACGATATAGAAATAGGTAGTTGTGGCTGCAATCACCGGGCCCAGGGACCAGGGGGGTAGCTTTTCAATGGCAATGGCCATCAGCAGATTGGGTGCAGCGGAAACCGCAGTGGTGGTAATCCACAACAGCCAGTAGGGCCAGCCGATAATCAAAGTGAATTGTAGTAACTTAAGTGGATTGATCGCCGCACGCAGGCTGTGTTCAAGGGCCAGTACAATCATCGCTGCCGGCGCAAATAGGAAGAGGGCAAAAGCATAAAGCTGCACGGCACCCATACCGAAAGAGAAGAGTTTGTAACCAACAAAACCGGCAATCAAGGTCATAGCGATGACTTTCAAGAACAGCGGTGCACTATTACCGTCCAGGGCATCGCCGATTCCGGGAGCTTCCAACTGGCCACTGGCAAGCC
The DNA window shown above is from Microbulbifer variabilis and carries:
- a CDS encoding tetratricopeptide repeat protein gives rise to the protein MLYQQHKYQLAAQLLNNLHKESYPQLDAAYLLLAQVYMDGLNREDLARKLLQFIRQKFPNSTLRNQIDTLWKVLNSSENTRQ
- a CDS encoding RING finger protein, which codes for MAESCRYHSSADASWQCQPCQRKYCSECIPGSSANYQGLGPECPLCRDPVEYIGASNSAKPFWQMGIFYFLYALKPGPLAIIALAAAASLLISGLGLLAIVALVGIVALVSRYNLLVIERLASGQLEAPGIGDALDGNSAPLFLKVIAMTLIAGFVGYKLFSFGMGAVQLYAFALFLFAPAAMIVLALEHSLRAAINPLKLLQFTLIIGWPYWLLWITTTAVSAAPNLLMAIAIEKLPPWSLGPVIAATTTYFYIVTSAMMGYICLSRQQKLGIQAELDDESTFLEEDEFNRARALADAQILMRESNLPAARQALVDGLRRYPNDEALNERYYRLLLATQDQKALRELGPHLLDKFIQLNRPHKAAELYLATEPAPLL